The region TTCCAAGTATTTGCTTTTTGCTCTAACTGATTTTTTGCTTCTGCATATTCAGGTACTTTCTCTAAAATATAGTCCATATCAATGTAACCAATTTTAGTAGTTTTTTGAGCAGTTGTAACTATACAACTTAGGGCAAAAATTAAAACAAAATATCTTTTCATATGTTATAGTTTTGAATTCAACTATCGTGCCAATTATTAAAATTGTTGTCCAATAATAAAGTGAGTTTGCCATCCACTTTTTACTGTATCTCCTGGAATTGGATCAAATCCATGAGCGAAATCTATACCTAACAAACCAAATGCTGGCATAAATACTCGTAAACCTAATCCTGCTGAACGTTGTATTTTAAAAGGATCAAAAGTTTTAAAATTATTATAGGCAGAACCCGCTTCTAAGAATGATAATGCATATATAGATGCAGATTGTTTCAAAGTAATTGGGTATCTCAATTCTAATGAAAATTTATTATAAATTGCTCCTCCGTCAGACGAAGATAATGAATTATTTGGATATCCGCGCAATTGAATTATTTCTCTTCCATCTAAAGAATAATTTGCTAAACCATCTCCTCCAACAAAAAATCGTTCAAAAGGAATTACACCTCTGTCTTTGTTATAAGCTCCTAAGAATCCAAATTCAGCTCTAGTTCTCATAACTAAAGGTTGTTTTCCAATTTTTAACAATTTCATGTATGAATCAGTTGAGAATTTAATTTTATAAAACTCTAACCATTTGAATTTTTCTTGGTCAACCTTTGCTTGATCAGCAGTTGCTTGAGTGTAATCACTAGTTGGACTTCCGGTAGAAGTTATGTAAGCTCCTGTATAAACGTATTCACCATTTGAATTTGTATACGGATTTCCTGTGTTTTTTAATTTGTATTCTTCTTTTTCAGCAAGTCTTCCGTAGTCTACTCCATTCCATAATGAATAGGGTAAAGAAAACTTAGCAGATAAGGAAATGTTTGAACCGTAGGTTGGGAATATTGGATTTAATCCTCTGTTATCTCTAGTTAAAGAAGTCGTAAATGATAAATTTCGAGCAGCTCCATCTCCAAAGGTAAATAATCCTGTATTATAATTATTTAAATCATAATATTGGAAAGATACCGAATTTGATAATGAAAAATAATCATCAGGAACTGTTAATCTTTTAGCATATCCAATTGTAATTGAAGATATGTTAAAGCTTTGGTCTCTTGTAGTTCTTCTAGATGAATAATTGTATAAGAACTGTTTACTATGTGATAAAGAGGTAAAGAAACTAATAGGTTTTTTTCCGCCTAACCAAGGTTCTGTAAATGATAAACTGTACACTTGGAAATAACTACTTCCTTGTAAACGTAAAGCCATTTTTTGACCATCTCCCATAGGTAACGGTTTGTAAGCTTCTTTTTTGAAAATATTCTTTAAAGAAAAATTGTTAAATGATAAACCTAAAGTTCCAATAAATCCACCAGCGCCATAACCACCTTGTAATTCAACTTGGCTAGACCCTTTTTCTACAACTGACCATTCTAAATCCACTGTTCCAGCTGCTGGATCAGCATTTTTTGGCTCAGGTCTAATTGCTTCAGCATCAAAAAATCCTAATTGACCTAGTTCACGAATAGTACGAATAACTAATTCTTTATTCCATTTTTCACCAGGTCTAGTTTTTAATTCTCTGTAGATTACTTTGTCATTAGTTTTGTCGTTTCCTTTTACCGTTACATTATTAAAATAAGCAATTGGGCCTTCAGTGATTCTAATTTCAAAATCAATAGTATCATTCTCGGTTTTTATTTCTACTGGATTTATGTTTGAAAATAAATAACCATTATTTTGATATAAATTAGTAATATCTTCAGAATCAGGGCTAGAGTTGTCTGCTATTCTTTTTTGAAGTAAAACACCGTTGTAAACTTCTCCTTTTTTAATTCTTAAAATACTGTTTAAAACTTGGTCATTGTATACAGTATTACCTAAAAATCGAATGTCTCCAAAATAGTATTTTTTTCCTTCCTCAACATTAACATTAATGTCAATTTTGTTCTTTTTTGGGTCATAGTTAACGTTTTCGGAAACAACTCTTGCGTCTCTAAAACCATTTTCTTTGTATTTTTCAACTAAAGAGTTTAAATCTTCATTGTATTTGTCTTTAATGAATTTAGAAGATTTGAAAATTCTGTATATTTTTTTCTCCTTCGTATTTTTAAAACTTCTTTTTAATTTTTTTACCGTTAATTCGTTGTTACCAGTAAAATTAATTTTTCTAATTTTTACTTTACTTCCTCTATCAACAAAAATAACCATATCAACTTCTGTGTCTGTTGAATCTGCTAGCGTGTTAATAGTTACTTTTGTATTGAAATAGCCGTCCTTTTTGAATTTGTTTTCAATGTAATTCTTGGTGTTGGTAATTAAATTTTCATTAACTACTTTACCTTTTTTTAACTCAGTTGCTTTTAAAATATCTTCAGTTTTTCCTTTTCTTAATCCTTTAAACTTAACTTCGTTTAATTTAGGTAATTCATATAAATTCAATTCAAGGAAAATACTTTCTCCTTCTATTTTTTTTACATAGAAATTAACATCGTTAAAAAGGCCAAGTTTCCATAATTTTTTAACAGCATTACTTATTTCGTCTCCCGGAATTCTAATTGTACTTCCAACTTGTAATCCTGTAAATGTAATTACAGTTTGCTCGTTATAAGAAACTTTTCCAGTAACTTCAATACCGGCTAATATGTATTCTTTTCCTTTTTCTAATTGTGTTTCTTGAGCGTGTAACTGAAACATTCCACCTAATAATACAAAGGCAAATAAAAATACTAATCTTCTTTTAAACATGTTAATTATTTAATTTGTTCGCTGGTTTTACCAAATCTTCTTTCTCTTTTTTGAAAGCTTAATAGAGCTTTGAATAATTCTTCTTCGTTGAAATCGGGCCAAAGTACTTCAGTGAAATAAAATTCAGCATAAGCGATTTGCCAAAGTAAGAAATTACTAATTCTGTGTTCGCCACTAGTTCTAATAACTAAGTCAACATCAGGCATATTCTGCGTGTAAAGATGCTGATTAATAATTGATTCGTCAATAGTGTCAATTGAAATTATATTATTTTTAACTTTTTCAGATATGTTTTTAACAGCATTTATGATTTCATCTCTAGAGCCGTAGCTTAATGCGAGCGTTAAAGTCATTCTGTTATTGTTTTTGGTTTTCTCAATCACTTCTAATAATTCTCTTTTTACACCAGTAGGTAAATGATTAAGACTGCCAATTGCCTGTAAACGAATGTTATTTTCTTGAAGTGTCTTTAACTCTTTCTTTAGTGCACTAACCAATAATTTCATTAGAATTTCTACTTCCAATTTTGGTCTATTCCAATTTTCTGTTGAAAATGCATAAAGTGTGAGGTAATTAATGCCTAATTTGGCGCAAGTCTTAACGGTGCTCCTTACAGTTTTGGTTCCGTTTTCATGACCAAAAGCTCTAAGTTTGCCTTGTTGTTTAGCCCACCTGCCATTTCCATCCATTATTATTGCAAGATGGTTAGGTAAATTATCTTTATTTATTTCGTTTTCTAAACTCATTTTTTAATCTGCACAAAAACATGGGTTTTTACCAAATGTATAGGTAAGTGTAATTCCGCTAAACACATACCAATCATTACTGTTTAAATTCCCAAATTTTAATGTTTCAAAATTTTTATTTTTAGGATTACTTCCGTCTAAATTATCTGTAAAAGTATACCTAGCACCAACTTCCATACCCAAAACTAATTGTTGTGCAATTTTAGTTTTTATACCAACGGTCATTGGAATGGCAAAAGAATAATGTTGATAATCAATTTTACTTTCTTTATTAATTACAAAGGTTTCATTGTATATAAATGTCGATAAACCTGAGTAAACATAGGGAGAAAAAGCAAAATCTGATTGATGTAAATCAAAATCTAAAAAATTAAATTCTAAACCTACAGAAAATTCTTTTACATTATTTTTTATTTTAAATCCTCTTAAATTTCTATTTGGAGCATCGCTGTCAAGATCATTCGATTCTACTTTTCCTTGTGTATATGAAAATCTGTAGGAATGTCTTTTGCTTCTGTTCCATTTATACAACGCGCCAAAGGCAATATTGTTTGGTGCAATATAATTTGTTGGACCAACATCTCCAATGTAATTAATTCCCCCAGCAAAAATGCCTATTTCATGAATTTGAGCTTGTGAATTAAAACTCAAAAACAGAGCAATTGTATAAAATAAAAACTTCTTCATTTTTTAAATAGTTTGCAAATATAATAATATTGAAATACTAACCATCTTAAACCAAATAATTTTGTTATAAGATGAGTAAATAACGAAGAAATTAGTGAAATGTTATATTAGTTTCTTTTATCTTCTCCCCAAAGTAATTTTTTTCGAATGGTTTTTAAAAATCGTTCTTCTTGAAATTCTACCATTAATATTTCAAACGGGGCTTTTTTTATGGTTAATTGTGTTTCATTTGAAATGGATGCAATTCTCGAATCCATTGATACAAGAAATTGTTCCTCTCTTCCAGTAACTTTTAAACGTATTTCTACATTGTCTGGAATTACTAATGGACGAGCGGTTAATGTATGTGGAGCAATTGGAGTAATGACTAAACAATTTGCAGTAGGCATCAATACGGGGCCTCCGCAGCTTAAAGAATAACCAGTTGAGCCGGTTGGGGTAGATATTATTAAGCCATCTGCCCAATAAGAATTTAAATATTCATCATTAATAAAGGTTTCAATAGTAATCATTGATGTTGTATCTTTTCTTGAAACCGTTATTTCGTTTAAGGCAAAATTAATGTTGCCGATGTTTTTGTTCTCCGGAGACGTTTGTAAGTTTACCAAGGCACGCTTGGAAATGGTATATTCTTTAGTGTAGATTTTTTCTAAAAAAAATTCAATATTTTCTTCTTGTATAGTAGCTAAAAAACCAAGTCTTCCTGCATTAATACCAATAATTGG is a window of Flavobacterium indicum GPTSA100-9 = DSM 17447 DNA encoding:
- the bamA gene encoding outer membrane protein assembly factor BamA, with the protein product MFKRRLVFLFAFVLLGGMFQLHAQETQLEKGKEYILAGIEVTGKVSYNEQTVITFTGLQVGSTIRIPGDEISNAVKKLWKLGLFNDVNFYVKKIEGESIFLELNLYELPKLNEVKFKGLRKGKTEDILKATELKKGKVVNENLITNTKNYIENKFKKDGYFNTKVTINTLADSTDTEVDMVIFVDRGSKVKIRKINFTGNNELTVKKLKRSFKNTKEKKIYRIFKSSKFIKDKYNEDLNSLVEKYKENGFRDARVVSENVNYDPKKNKIDINVNVEEGKKYYFGDIRFLGNTVYNDQVLNSILRIKKGEVYNGVLLQKRIADNSSPDSEDITNLYQNNGYLFSNINPVEIKTENDTIDFEIRITEGPIAYFNNVTVKGNDKTNDKVIYRELKTRPGEKWNKELVIRTIRELGQLGFFDAEAIRPEPKNADPAAGTVDLEWSVVEKGSSQVELQGGYGAGGFIGTLGLSFNNFSLKNIFKKEAYKPLPMGDGQKMALRLQGSSYFQVYSLSFTEPWLGGKKPISFFTSLSHSKQFLYNYSSRRTTRDQSFNISSITIGYAKRLTVPDDYFSLSNSVSFQYYDLNNYNTGLFTFGDGAARNLSFTTSLTRDNRGLNPIFPTYGSNISLSAKFSLPYSLWNGVDYGRLAEKEEYKLKNTGNPYTNSNGEYVYTGAYITSTGSPTSDYTQATADQAKVDQEKFKWLEFYKIKFSTDSYMKLLKIGKQPLVMRTRAEFGFLGAYNKDRGVIPFERFFVGGDGLANYSLDGREIIQLRGYPNNSLSSSDGGAIYNKFSLELRYPITLKQSASIYALSFLEAGSAYNNFKTFDPFKIQRSAGLGLRVFMPAFGLLGIDFAHGFDPIPGDTVKSGWQTHFIIGQQF
- the porG gene encoding type IX secretion system protein PorG → MKKFLFYTIALFLSFNSQAQIHEIGIFAGGINYIGDVGPTNYIAPNNIAFGALYKWNRSKRHSYRFSYTQGKVESNDLDSDAPNRNLRGFKIKNNVKEFSVGLEFNFLDFDLHQSDFAFSPYVYSGLSTFIYNETFVINKESKIDYQHYSFAIPMTVGIKTKIAQQLVLGMEVGARYTFTDNLDGSNPKNKNFETLKFGNLNSNDWYVFSGITLTYTFGKNPCFCAD
- a CDS encoding isoprenyl transferase, producing MSLENEINKDNLPNHLAIIMDGNGRWAKQQGKLRAFGHENGTKTVRSTVKTCAKLGINYLTLYAFSTENWNRPKLEVEILMKLLVSALKKELKTLQENNIRLQAIGSLNHLPTGVKRELLEVIEKTKNNNRMTLTLALSYGSRDEIINAVKNISEKVKNNIISIDTIDESIINQHLYTQNMPDVDLVIRTSGEHRISNFLLWQIAYAEFYFTEVLWPDFNEEELFKALLSFQKRERRFGKTSEQIK
- a CDS encoding NAD kinase, which translates into the protein MKIAIFGQYYQNNTHEIVEKVTRFLREKSCDLYIYEKFLNKLLENSFVNPNLKTYSCHEDLQNQFDFVISIGGDGTILRAATLVQDLNIPIIGINAGRLGFLATIQEENIEFFLEKIYTKEYTISKRALVNLQTSPENKNIGNINFALNEITVSRKDTTSMITIETFINDEYLNSYWADGLIISTPTGSTGYSLSCGGPVLMPTANCLVITPIAPHTLTARPLVIPDNVEIRLKVTGREEQFLVSMDSRIASISNETQLTIKKAPFEILMVEFQEERFLKTIRKKLLWGEDKRN